In one Mesorhizobium australicum genomic region, the following are encoded:
- a CDS encoding SDR family oxidoreductase, with amino-acid sequence MKTVLITGCSSGFGLEIARHFLQEGWRVIATMRTPRADLLPASKNLQVVGLDVRDPDSIRSAVEAAGDIDVLVNNAGIGWLNALEGTSLDTAHDVFETNTLGTMAMMQAVLPGFRARKGGVVVNVSSSVTLKPLPLLSVYTASKAAVNAFTESVALELEPFNIRVRIVLPGRAPVTRFGENARTRMQASGGIPDAYGELARNVFAGWAGDTADLTQARDVVDAVWRAATDPNCPMRLYAGADAVALAA; translated from the coding sequence ATGAAGACCGTTCTCATCACTGGTTGCTCGTCCGGCTTCGGCCTGGAGATCGCGCGGCATTTCCTGCAGGAGGGCTGGAGGGTAATCGCGACGATGCGCACGCCGCGCGCCGACCTTTTGCCTGCCTCTAAAAATCTCCAGGTCGTCGGCCTAGACGTCAGGGATCCGGACAGCATCCGCAGCGCCGTCGAGGCCGCGGGCGACATCGATGTCCTGGTCAACAATGCCGGCATCGGCTGGCTGAACGCGCTGGAAGGGACCAGCCTGGACACGGCGCACGACGTGTTCGAGACCAACACGCTCGGAACCATGGCGATGATGCAGGCGGTGCTGCCTGGGTTCCGGGCGCGCAAGGGCGGCGTCGTCGTTAATGTCTCGTCCAGCGTGACGCTGAAGCCGCTCCCGCTTCTGTCGGTCTACACGGCGAGCAAGGCGGCGGTGAACGCGTTCACCGAATCCGTTGCCCTTGAGCTCGAACCGTTCAACATCCGGGTGCGGATCGTCCTGCCCGGCCGCGCGCCCGTCACCCGCTTTGGCGAAAATGCGCGGACGCGGATGCAGGCCTCCGGCGGCATTCCCGATGCCTATGGCGAACTGGCCCGGAACGTGTTCGCCGGATGGGCCGGAGACACGGCCGACCTGACACAGGCGCGCGACGTTGTAGATGCCGTCTGGCGTGCCGCGACCGACCCAAACTGTCCGATGCGCCTGTATGCCGGAGCGGATGCCGTGGCCCTGGCCGCATAG